CGGGAGCAGCATAACGGACAAGGACATCATCGCGTACTGCAAGGCACGCTTCGCGAACTACAAGGTTCCGAACGTGGTCATCATAATGGACGAGTTCCCCGTCACGGCCCTCGGCAAGGTCCAGAAATTCAAGCTGGTAGAGGCTCTTCAGGCGAAAGGTATATAGGGAACGACGATAGGTGACGCATGAAGGCAAAGTACGAAGACCTGAAGTTTGACCTGAAGAACGGGCTGGGCATTCTGACGCTTAACGTCCCGCGGAAGCTGAATGCCTGCGGGAAGCGCACGAGATCGGAGCTCCATTCATTCTGGAGCGCCATGCAGTCCGAGGACAGGTGCAGGGTGATAATCATGACCGGCGCTGGGACCTCCTTTTGCGCCGGCCAGGATGTCGATGAGATGGACGACCCGGTCCACCCTTTTTACAAATGGACGGTTGACGAGATATACGCCTTTCAGCATGAGATGTCCGACGTGATCCTGCTCATGAGGAGGGCACCCCAGCCCATAATCGCGGCCGTGCGCGGCTACGCCGCGGGCGGGGGTTTCAGCATGGCGGTGGCGGCGGACTTAAGGGTCGCGGACCCGACGGCCAAGTTCGTGGCGTCATATATCAATATCGGGCTTTCCGCAGCGGACATGGGGAGCAGTTACCACTTCCCGAGGCAGGTGACCCTGGCCCGCGCCCTTGAATATCTGTACACGGGAGACGCCATCGACGCGAAGAGGGCCT
The sequence above is drawn from the Syntrophorhabdus sp. genome and encodes:
- a CDS encoding enoyl-CoA hydratase/isomerase family protein, which translates into the protein MKAKYEDLKFDLKNGLGILTLNVPRKLNACGKRTRSELHSFWSAMQSEDRCRVIIMTGAGTSFCAGQDVDEMDDPVHPFYKWTVDEIYAFQHEMSDVILLMRRAPQPIIAAVRGYAAGGGFSMAVAADLRVADPTAKFVASYINIGLSAADMGSSYHFPRQVTLARALEYLYTGDAIDAKRALEIGLVNYVVPTAKLMGKAREIADKMLAKSPLGLKFTKEVANQNIGAASLESALYMEDRNQVLCLAAAPIRNPLKGKKKK